The following nucleotide sequence is from Pseudobutyrivibrio ruminis HUN009.
ACTAAATACTCTGCAAACAAATAGCTGGTACCATCGTACCAGCTTTAATAAAAACACCAAATACATTAAATTAACTCATACGCGCACATCTATCATGGTGCCGGAAGTGGGATAGACCAAGCTCTCTAGTGAAGGAGTATTCATACTCATACTCTGTGCTAGCGCCTGACCCTGTCCTTCTACGAGATCTAATGTCTTACCGAGCATAGCAGTCCCCACTGCAGACATTAACTGATTTTGACTTAGACTCATAGAAATTTCGGCTATATCCATATGGCGCCTCCCCTAAAAAAGACTGAATCTTTTTTCATTTCTCTATAAGTGTATCATTTGCTTAAACCTATTTGGTGCCAAATTGTGACCAATATGTGAACAAACTGTGAAATGTGAACAAGTGTGAGAAATAAGTGTAGTTTTTATGTGCACTGTAGAAAAATGAAAAAAGAATAATTATAATGAGAATAGTTACAAAATGAGGGGAAGCATGGCTATACTAAAAATCAATTTAAACGATCCTTTGATGAAAGCAATCAAAGCAGTCAACTCTATCGGTGGAAAGTCACTTACCCAGGAGGATTTGAAAAAGCAAAGATCTTCCATGGAATTGGCTAGCAAGCTTGCAACGCCAAATGACGGATTCACTGTAGAAAGCTTTATTGCAGAGGGCGTTTCTTGTGAATGGGTTAAAC
It contains:
- a CDS encoding YjfB family protein; protein product: MDIAEISMSLSQNQLMSAVGTAMLGKTLDLVEGQGQALAQSMSMNTPSLESLVYPTSGTMIDVRV